Proteins co-encoded in one Erwinia sp. genomic window:
- the djlA_2 gene encoding Co-chaperone protein DjlA (ID:JIFNMEKO_02498;~source:Prodigal:2.6), whose translation MRYWCKVVALILAFVLGTGFWGGLMLLFVGHLFDRSPFLKQRFVLMAQKKHFLRITFAVMGHLAKVKGRITEVDIQIATRQMDHMRLTSKMRMLAQDAYRAGKKADYPLWYNLNQFHHDFEARDNLLHAFLDIQISAVLAAGELSAQVRHRLYSIAQSLGITRTEFETLLYRKKQGKDAGDSHRGADTDKEPPLHEFTIERAYQVLGVKRADDAATIKRAYRKLMSLHHPDKVAARGLSSHHQQRAKQKSQEIQAAWGVLKRARGFK comes from the coding sequence ATGCGCTATTGGTGCAAAGTTGTGGCCCTGATACTGGCTTTTGTTCTCGGAACAGGATTCTGGGGAGGGCTGATGCTTCTCTTTGTCGGTCATTTATTTGACCGCTCACCCTTTCTGAAGCAGCGTTTTGTCTTGATGGCGCAGAAAAAACATTTCCTGCGCATTACATTTGCAGTGATGGGACACCTCGCCAAAGTCAAAGGCCGTATCACAGAAGTCGATATTCAAATTGCTACCCGGCAGATGGATCATATGCGGCTGACCAGTAAAATGAGAATGCTGGCTCAGGATGCGTACCGTGCCGGAAAAAAAGCGGATTATCCACTGTGGTATAACCTGAACCAATTTCACCATGATTTTGAAGCACGAGATAATCTCTTGCATGCATTTCTGGACATACAAATCAGTGCAGTGTTAGCTGCAGGAGAGCTTTCGGCTCAGGTACGTCACCGGCTATACAGCATCGCGCAGTCTCTTGGAATCACACGTACTGAATTTGAAACCCTGCTCTATCGTAAAAAGCAGGGGAAAGATGCTGGTGACTCACACCGTGGTGCTGATACTGATAAAGAGCCGCCTTTGCATGAGTTTACCATTGAACGCGCTTATCAGGTTTTAGGGGTCAAACGCGCAGACGATGCTGCGACCATTAAGCGTGCCTACCGTAAACTGATGTCGTTGCACCATCCTGATAAAGTGGCCGCACGTGGCTTATCGTCCCACCACCAGCAGCGTGCTAAACAAAAATCCCAGGAGATTCAGGCTGCATGGGGAGTACTCAAACGTGCCAGAGGCTTTAAATAA
- the lptD gene encoding LPS-assembly protein LptD (ID:JIFNMEKO_02499;~source:Prodigal:2.6) translates to MKRRLPTLLATLIGSALYSQNTLADDLMSQCMLGVPSYNRPLIQAKSANDLPVTINADHANGNYPDHVIFSGNVDIEQGNSRLTSDEIQLHQRTQDSQSTPVRTIDALGNVQYDDNQVILNGPKAWSNLNTKDTNVWQGTYQMVGRQGRGDADEMKLRGNNRYTILQNGTFTSCLPGDNSWSVQGSEVIQDSEEQVAEIWNARFKIGPVPVFYSPYMQLPIGDKRRSGFLIPNAKYGSSNGFEFILPYYWNIAPQLDATLTPHYMSQRGLQWQNEFRYLSQAGTGLVEFDYMPSDDQYRRNASKRGITSDTDTSRWMFFWRHAGVYEKNWRFNADYTKVSDTYYFTDLDSGYGTSTDGYATQKFSVGYAEKNWDATVSTKQFQVFSTNTNNDVYRAEPQLDLNFYQNDLGPFDTHLFAQAVKFTNVNRHYPDATRLHLEPTVDFPLSNQWGSLNAETKLLATHYQQDNVSYYNQNVDSTKVNQLRESVNRTMPQFKMDGKVVFDRDMDWSAGYTQTLEPRLQYLYVPYRNQSNIRSYDSTLLQSDYTGLFRDRTYSGLDRIASANKLTSGVTTRIFDTDLIERFNASVGQIYSFTPSRTGLETADSDDRGSLVWAGDTYWKISDFWSARGGLQYDTRLDNVAQGNTVLEYRRDADRLLQLNYRYTSPEYIQQTLSRITNPGYQQGISQVGATASWPIADVWSVVGAWYYDTKAQQPADQLLGVQYSSCCYAIRLGYERKITGWEKDSSKYDNKISFNIELRGLSPSYSLGSGEMLRQGILPYQRSF, encoded by the coding sequence ATGAAAAGACGATTACCTACATTGCTGGCCACGCTTATCGGCTCAGCCCTATACAGCCAGAACACGCTGGCAGATGACCTGATGTCACAGTGCATGTTGGGGGTTCCCAGCTATAACCGCCCGCTGATTCAGGCGAAAAGTGCCAATGACCTGCCAGTAACGATTAACGCTGATCATGCGAACGGTAATTATCCTGATCATGTCATTTTTAGTGGTAATGTCGATATTGAGCAGGGCAATAGCCGCCTCACTTCAGATGAAATTCAGTTGCATCAGCGAACTCAGGACAGTCAGAGTACCCCCGTGCGCACTATCGATGCGCTGGGGAACGTGCAATACGATGATAATCAAGTCATTCTTAACGGACCGAAAGCCTGGTCGAACCTGAATACCAAGGACACCAATGTATGGCAGGGAACCTACCAGATGGTCGGTCGTCAGGGGCGTGGTGATGCCGATGAGATGAAACTGCGTGGCAACAATCGCTATACCATTTTACAAAATGGGACCTTTACCTCATGTCTGCCTGGTGACAATAGCTGGAGTGTTCAGGGATCTGAGGTCATTCAGGACAGCGAAGAACAGGTCGCAGAGATCTGGAATGCGCGGTTTAAAATTGGCCCGGTACCGGTATTTTACAGTCCCTACATGCAATTACCGATTGGTGATAAACGCCGTTCCGGCTTTCTGATTCCTAACGCCAAATATGGCAGCTCCAATGGCTTCGAGTTTATCCTGCCCTATTACTGGAATATTGCACCACAACTCGATGCCACACTGACACCTCATTACATGAGTCAGCGCGGTCTGCAGTGGCAAAATGAGTTTCGCTATCTCAGCCAGGCAGGCACCGGACTGGTCGAGTTTGATTACATGCCCAGTGATGATCAATACCGCAGGAATGCTTCAAAACGGGGTATCACCAGCGATACAGACACCAGCCGCTGGATGTTTTTCTGGCGACATGCCGGCGTTTATGAAAAAAACTGGCGTTTCAATGCCGACTATACCAAAGTCAGTGACACCTACTATTTCACTGATTTAGATTCTGGTTACGGAACCTCGACAGATGGTTACGCAACACAGAAATTCAGTGTAGGTTACGCAGAGAAAAACTGGGATGCTACCGTATCCACCAAACAGTTTCAGGTTTTTTCGACTAACACAAATAATGACGTCTATCGGGCCGAACCGCAGCTCGACCTCAATTTCTATCAAAATGATCTTGGCCCGTTCGATACCCATTTATTTGCGCAAGCGGTGAAATTCACTAACGTTAATCGTCACTATCCGGATGCAACCCGCCTTCATCTGGAACCCACTGTTGACTTCCCTCTTTCGAATCAGTGGGGCAGTCTGAATGCCGAAACCAAACTGCTGGCCACACACTATCAGCAGGATAATGTCAGCTATTACAACCAGAATGTTGACAGCACCAAAGTCAATCAGCTTCGCGAAAGCGTTAACCGTACTATGCCGCAATTCAAAATGGATGGTAAGGTGGTGTTTGACCGTGACATGGACTGGTCGGCAGGCTATACGCAGACCCTTGAGCCCCGCCTGCAGTATCTGTACGTGCCTTATCGTAATCAAAGTAATATCCGCTCCTATGACTCCACACTGTTGCAGAGTGACTATACAGGGCTGTTCCGCGACCGTACTTACAGTGGACTCGACCGTATCGCATCTGCCAACAAACTGACCAGTGGCGTCACTACGCGGATATTCGATACAGATTTAATTGAACGTTTTAACGCGTCTGTGGGTCAAATTTACTCGTTTACCCCATCACGAACCGGGCTGGAAACCGCCGACAGCGATGATCGCGGCAGCCTGGTTTGGGCTGGGGATACCTACTGGAAGATCAGTGATTTCTGGAGTGCACGTGGTGGTTTACAGTATGATACGCGTCTTGATAATGTGGCACAGGGTAACACTGTACTCGAGTATCGACGCGATGCGGATCGTCTGCTGCAACTAAACTACCGCTATACAAGCCCGGAGTATATTCAGCAGACCTTAAGCCGCATCACCAATCCGGGTTATCAGCAGGGGATCTCTCAGGTGGGCGCCACGGCGAGTTGGCCCATTGCCGATGTCTGGTCTGTGGTAGGTGCCTGGTATTACGATACCAAAGCACAACAACCCGCTGATCAGTTGTTAGGTGTACAATATAGCTCTTGCTGTTACGCTATTCGTTTAGGTTACGAGCGTAAAATCACCGGATGGGAAAAAGACAGCAGTAAGTACGACAACAAAATTTCATTCAACATAGAGTTACGCGGCCTGAGTCCTTCTTACAGTCTCGGCTCTGGTGAAATGCTCCGTCAGGGTATTCTGCCATATCAGCGCTCTTTCTGA